Sequence from the Paenibacillus tundrae genome:
ACTTTTGGTATGCCATTGTTTTCCCTCCTTCACTTCAAGCACTCGGCTGTCTATTCTTCTGTACGGAGTCCCAAACCAAGCTCCTCAAGCTTCTCTTGAACTTCTTCCAAAGACTTACGTCCGAGGTTACGGACTTTCATCATGTCTTCTTCTGTTTTCGTAGTCAGCTCTTGTACGGTATTAATACCAGCACGTTTGAGGCAGTTGTAGGAACGAACAGAGAGATCCAGCTCTTCGATCGTCATTTCGAGTACTTTTTCTTTTTTGTCTTCTTCTTTTTCGACCATGATCTCTGCATCTTTCGCTTCGTCTGTAAGACCCACGAAGAGCATCAAGTGCTCGGTCAAAATTTTAGCGCCGAGGCTTACAGCCTCTTCAGGACGAATACTTCCGTCAGTCCAAACTTCCAACGTGAGCTTGTCATAGTTGGTCACTTGGCCGACACGCGTATTTTCCACAGCGTAGTTTACGCGGCTGATCGGGGTGAAGATGGAATCGACAGGGATGACGCCGATCGGCTGGTCATCGCGTTTATTCCGATCTGCCTGGACGTAGCCGCGACCGCGATTGGCAAAAATACGCATGTGAAGTCTCGAACCTGGTCCGAGCGTAGCAATGTGAAGATCCGGATTAAGGATTTCCACATCGGAGTCAGCACGGATATCCCCTGCCGTAATTGCTCCTTCGCCTTCAGCATCAATCTCGAGAACTTTCTCCTCGTCGGAATGAATCTTAAGCGACAAAGCTTTCAGGTTAAGAATAATCTCCGTTACATCTTCCATTACGCCAGGAACTGTAGCAAATTCATGCAGAACGCCATCGATTTGAACCGAAGACACTGCCGCACCCGGCAGTGAGGAAAGCAAGATTCGGCGAAGCGAGTTTCCAAGCGTCGTACCGTATCCACGTTCCAGCGGTTCTACTACGAATTTCCCATAGGTGCCATCATCGTTGACGTCTACCGTCTCAATTTTCGGCTTTTCGATTTCAATCACTGCAATACCCCTCCTTCAAAACGTCGGTCCTCTATGAAACATTTACCTTCTCTTGCGAAAACATGCAGTACTATGCCTAAACAACCATTATTAGCAGATTGTGCCGGAAGTATACCACACGCAGGGGCAAATCTCATTAGACACGACGACGTTTTGGAGGACGGCATCCGTTATGCGGGACTGGAGTTACGTCTTTGATCAGGTTAACTTCAAGACCAGCAGCTTGCAAAGAGCGGATCGCTGCTTCACGGCCTGCGCCTGGTCCTTTAACCATAACCTCAACGGCTTTCATCCCATGTTCCATTGCAGCTTTGGCAGCAGTCTCAGCAGCCATTTGTGCAGCAAACGGAGTCGATTTACGGGAACCTCTGAATCCGAGGCCGCCGGAGCTTGCCCACGAAATTGCGTTTCCGTGAGGATCCGTAATAGTAACGATAGTGTTATTGAAAGTGGAACGGATATGTGCCACGCCAGATTCAATATTTTTACGGTCACGACGTTTAGTACGTACGACTTTTTTCGGTTTAGCCATTTTCTCTTATCCCCCCTTATTATTTCTTCTTGTTCGCTACTGTACGACGAGGACCTTTACGAGTACGAGCATTCGTTTTCGTACGTTGTCCACGAACAGGCAGACCACGACGATGACGAACTCCACGGTAACAACCGATCTCCGTCAAACGTTTAATATTCAAAGAGATTTCACGACGCAGGTCACCTTCAACTTTGACCTCTTTGTCGATACTTTCACGCAATTTGCTGACTTCATCTTCCGTCAAATCACGAACACGAGTGTTCTGATCGATGCCTGTAGAGCTCAGAATTTTCTGGGAAGTCGTTTTACCGATTCCGAAAATATAAGTCAAGGCGATCTCAACGCGCTTATCACGTGGCAAATCCACACCAGCTATACGTGCCATTTTACGCTACACCCCCTTCTTTAACCTTGTTTTTGTTTGTGTTTCGGATTTTCACAGATAACCATTACATTCCCTTTGCGGCGAATGACTTTGCATTTTTCGCAAATCGGCTTGACCGAAGGTCTTACCTTCATGTGAATTACCTCCTCAAAGTTCTGCTTAGCAAAACTCTCTTCGTAAGCATTGACCTTGTTCTACTATTGTAAAACCGGCTTCGAAGCTTTCGCAAGTTTTGCCGGGCAAAACCCGCTTCATAAGCTTCACAGTTCATTGCAACTGTCTACTACTATTTACGGTAAGTTATACGACCTTTTGTTAGATCATAAGGCGATAACTGAACAACTACTTTGTCTCCAGTCAGGATACGGATAAAGTGCATCCGCAACTTTCCGGAAACGTGAGCGAGAATTTGATGACCGTTCTCAAGCTCAACCTTGAACGTTGCATTCGGTAGCGGTTCGAGAACCGTACCTTCCACTTCAATGACATCTTCCTTAGCCATTAGTCAGTCTCCTTTCTCTTCAGCTTGAATGTTGGTGGATTCCAGAAACGAATGCACCGCATAGCGGAGCTTTCCGTTTGTCACCCGACCACTCTCGTTTAAACTGTTTACGACCTCGCTGCTAATCATCGGTTGGAGCTCAAGATGAAGAATGTTCTTCTTCTTGGGTTGATCAAACTTACGTTTGTCTCCATCCGCAATATATACGAACCTCGCGTCCGCTATAGCAACAATTACTGCGGCTTGGTCCGCATTGCGGCCTTTACGGATCTTCACAAGTTGACCGAGCTGCGGATTAGACTGATTGTTCATGCCTTATCACCTACGCATTCAGTTTTGTGAAAATTTCCATGCCATCTGGTGTAACTGCTACGGTGTGTTCAAAGTGGGCACATAACGATCCATCAACAGTTACGACAGTCCAGTTATCTTCCAACGTTTTTACATACCGTCTACCTACGTTAACCATCGGCTCTATGGCCAGCACCATGCCCGCTTTGAGCCGTGGTCCTCGATCAGGAAGACCATAGTTCGGAATCTGTGGTTCCTCATGCAGATTGGCTCCTATGCCGTGACCGACATATTCACGTACTACCGAAAAACCAGCATCCTCAATATATTTCTGAATCGCATGAGATATTGTAAACAAGCGAACGTCAGGTTTCACTTGCGCCAGACCTGCGTACAATGAAGCCTCCGTAACGTCTAGGAGACGACGGGCTTCTTCAGAAATACGGCCAACTGGATAAGTCCAGGCTGAATCTCCGTGATACCCTTGGTACTGCGCGCCGATGTCAAACGTAACAATATCGCCCTCGTTCAACTTGCGTTTGCCGGGAAATCCATGCACCAACTCTTCATTCACTGAAGCGCACACACTGGCAGGGAAACCGTTATAACCTTTGAAAGACGGCACAGCTCCTTGACTGCGGATAAATTGTTCGGCCATATGGTCAAGTTCTCCAGTCGTAATACCGGGTGAGATATGTTCTGCTAAGAGGCGATGCGTTTCCGCTACGATTCTCCCTGCTTCTCGCATCAAACCCAGTTCCGTTTCTGACTTACCAATGATCATTCAATTAACCTCTCAGTAAGGACACGATTTGTTGAGAAACTTGATCGATATCCTGCTCTCCATCCATTTGGCGAAGAAGAGCTTTGTTCTCATAAAACGTGAGGAGTGGTGCTGTTTTGTTGATATACTCGTCCAGACGCGTGCCTACGCTCTCTTCATTATCATCAGAGCGTTGGTACAACTCTCCGCCGCATTTATCACAAATACCTTCCTGCTTAGGCGGATTGAATACGACATGATACGTGGCTCCACAGTTTTTACAAAGCCGACGACCCGTTAAACGAGCCAACAGTTTGTTGCGATCCACTTTCAGGTTAATCACATGATCAAGACCTGAATTCAGTCGATCCAGAATGCCATCGAGCGCTTCTGCTTGAGACAAGGTTCTTGGAAAACCATCCAAGAGAAACCCTTCTCTGCAGTCCTGCTGCTGCAATCGTTCTTCAACGATGCCGATTGTAACATCATCTGGTACAAGCAATCCTTGATCCATATATTCCTTGGCTTTCAAACCAATGGGAGTTCCCTGTTTGATCGCAAGGCGAAATGCATCGCCTGTTGAAATATGGGGAATACCGAACTCTTTCACGATGACTTCTGCTTGCGTTCCTTTTCCTGCCCCCGGAGGGCCCATGAATAGGATGTTCACGTTATGTCACTCCCTCCAAGACTACCCTACATCAACAAACAGCACAATAGGTGCCGGCAAGTAAATCTTCACTCGACCGGTACCTATTGCCTATTTATTGATAAAACCTTTGTAGTGGCGTTTGATCAATTGGCTTTCGATTTGCTTCATCGTATCCAGCGCAACACCGATAACGATCAGGAGGGATGTTCCTCCAATTTGCGCTGATTGAGGCAAACCAGAAAGTGCCCCTAAGAATACAGGCAGAACGGAAATGACTGCCAAGAAGATGGCTCCGGCCATTGTCAAACGAGTCATGACACGGGTCAGATATTTCTCGGTTG
This genomic interval carries:
- the rpmJ gene encoding 50S ribosomal protein L36, with the protein product MKVRPSVKPICEKCKVIRRKGNVMVICENPKHKQKQG
- the map gene encoding type I methionyl aminopeptidase gives rise to the protein MIIGKSETELGLMREAGRIVAETHRLLAEHISPGITTGELDHMAEQFIRSQGAVPSFKGYNGFPASVCASVNEELVHGFPGKRKLNEGDIVTFDIGAQYQGYHGDSAWTYPVGRISEEARRLLDVTEASLYAGLAQVKPDVRLFTISHAIQKYIEDAGFSVVREYVGHGIGANLHEEPQIPNYGLPDRGPRLKAGMVLAIEPMVNVGRRYVKTLEDNWTVVTVDGSLCAHFEHTVAVTPDGMEIFTKLNA
- the rpsK gene encoding 30S ribosomal protein S11, coding for MAKPKKVVRTKRRDRKNIESGVAHIRSTFNNTIVTITDPHGNAISWASSGGLGFRGSRKSTPFAAQMAAETAAKAAMEHGMKAVEVMVKGPGAGREAAIRSLQAAGLEVNLIKDVTPVPHNGCRPPKRRRV
- the infA gene encoding translation initiation factor IF-1 → MAKEDVIEVEGTVLEPLPNATFKVELENGHQILAHVSGKLRMHFIRILTGDKVVVQLSPYDLTKGRITYRK
- a CDS encoding adenylate kinase, giving the protein MNILFMGPPGAGKGTQAEVIVKEFGIPHISTGDAFRLAIKQGTPIGLKAKEYMDQGLLVPDDVTIGIVEERLQQQDCREGFLLDGFPRTLSQAEALDGILDRLNSGLDHVINLKVDRNKLLARLTGRRLCKNCGATYHVVFNPPKQEGICDKCGGELYQRSDDNEESVGTRLDEYINKTAPLLTFYENKALLRQMDGEQDIDQVSQQIVSLLRG
- the rpsM gene encoding 30S ribosomal protein S13 — protein: MARIAGVDLPRDKRVEIALTYIFGIGKTTSQKILSSTGIDQNTRVRDLTEDEVSKLRESIDKEVKVEGDLRREISLNIKRLTEIGCYRGVRHRRGLPVRGQRTKTNARTRKGPRRTVANKKK
- a CDS encoding DNA-directed RNA polymerase subunit alpha, producing the protein MIEIEKPKIETVDVNDDGTYGKFVVEPLERGYGTTLGNSLRRILLSSLPGAAVSSVQIDGVLHEFATVPGVMEDVTEIILNLKALSLKIHSDEEKVLEIDAEGEGAITAGDIRADSDVEILNPDLHIATLGPGSRLHMRIFANRGRGYVQADRNKRDDQPIGVIPVDSIFTPISRVNYAVENTRVGQVTNYDKLTLEVWTDGSIRPEEAVSLGAKILTEHLMLFVGLTDEAKDAEIMVEKEEDKKEKVLEMTIEELDLSVRSYNCLKRAGINTVQELTTKTEEDMMKVRNLGRKSLEEVQEKLEELGLGLRTEE
- a CDS encoding KOW domain-containing RNA-binding protein, which encodes MNNQSNPQLGQLVKIRKGRNADQAAVIVAIADARFVYIADGDKRKFDQPKKKNILHLELQPMISSEVVNSLNESGRVTNGKLRYAVHSFLESTNIQAEEKGD